The following are from one region of the Staphylococcus schleiferi genome:
- the tuf gene encoding elongation factor Tu: MAKEKFDRSKEHANIGTIGHVDHGKTTLTAAIATVLAKNGDSVAQSYDMIDNAPEEKERGITINTSHIEYQTDKRHYAHVDCPGHADYVKNMITGAAQMDGGILVVSAADGPMPQTREHILLSRNVGVPALVVFLNKVDMVDDEELLELVEMEVRDLLSEYDFPGDDVPVIAGSALKALEGEPEYEEKILELMQAVDDYIPTPERDSDKPFMMPVEDVFSITGRGTVATGRVERGQIKVGEEVEIIGLAEESSKTTVTGVEMFRKLLDYAEAGDNIGALLRGVAREDINRGQVLAAPGSITPHTKFKAEVYVLSKDEGGRHTPFFSNYRPQFYFRTTDVTGVVHLPEGTEMVMPGDNVEMEVELISPIAIEDGTRFSIREGGRTVGSGVVTEIEK; encoded by the coding sequence ATGGCAAAAGAAAAATTCGATCGCTCAAAAGAACATGCCAATATTGGTACTATCGGTCACGTTGACCATGGTAAAACTACTTTAACAGCTGCTATCGCAACTGTATTAGCTAAAAATGGTGACTCTGTTGCACAATCATACGACATGATTGACAACGCACCAGAAGAAAAAGAACGTGGTATCACAATCAATACTTCACACATCGAATACCAAACAGACAAACGTCACTATGCACACGTTGACTGTCCTGGACACGCTGACTATGTTAAAAACATGATCACTGGTGCTGCTCAAATGGACGGTGGTATCTTAGTAGTATCTGCTGCTGACGGTCCAATGCCACAAACTCGTGAACACATCCTTTTATCACGTAACGTTGGTGTACCAGCATTAGTTGTATTCTTAAACAAAGTTGACATGGTTGACGATGAAGAATTATTAGAATTAGTTGAAATGGAAGTTCGTGACTTATTATCTGAATACGACTTCCCAGGTGATGATGTACCTGTAATCGCTGGTTCAGCATTAAAAGCTTTAGAAGGCGAACCAGAATACGAAGAAAAAATCTTAGAATTAATGCAAGCTGTTGATGATTACATTCCAACTCCAGAACGTGACTCAGACAAACCATTCATGATGCCAGTTGAGGACGTATTCTCAATCACTGGTCGTGGTACAGTTGCTACTGGTCGTGTTGAACGTGGTCAAATCAAAGTTGGTGAAGAAGTTGAAATCATCGGTTTAGCTGAAGAATCTTCTAAAACAACTGTTACTGGTGTAGAAATGTTCCGTAAATTATTAGACTACGCTGAAGCTGGTGACAACATTGGTGCTTTATTACGTGGTGTTGCACGTGAAGACATCAACCGTGGTCAAGTATTAGCTGCTCCTGGTTCAATTACACCACACACAAAGTTTAAAGCAGAAGTTTACGTATTATCTAAAGACGAAGGTGGTCGTCACACACCATTCTTCTCTAACTACCGCCCACAATTCTATTTCCGTACTACTGACGTAACTGGCGTTGTTCACTTACCAGAAGGTACTGAAATGGTTATGCCTGGCGATAACGTTGAAATGGAAGTTGAATTAATTTCACCAATCGCTATCGAAGACGGTACTCGTTTCTCAATTCGTGAAGGTGGACGTACTGTAGGATCAGGCGTTGTTACTGAAATCGAAAAATAA
- the fusA gene encoding elongation factor G — MGREFSLKNTRNIGIMAHIDAGKTTTTERILYYTGRIHKIGETHEGASQMDWMEQEQDRGITITSAATTAAWNGHRVNIIDTPGHVDFTVEVERSLRVLDGAVTVLDAQSGVEPQTETVWRQATTYGVPRIVFVNKMDKLGANFDYAVSTLHDRLQANAAPIQLPIGAEDDFNAIIDLVTMKCFKYTNDLGTEIEETEIPEDYRERAEEARETLIEAVAETNDDLMEKIFSEEEITVDELKDAIRKATTDVEFYPVLCGTAFKNKGVQLMLDAVIDYLPSPLDVKPIIGHRADDPDEEVIAKADDDADFAALAFKVMTDPYVGKLTFFRVYSGTLTSGSYVKNSTKDKRERVGRILQMHANSRQEISTVYSGDIAAAVGLKDTGTGDTLCGEKNDIILESMEFPEPVIHLSVEPKSKADQDKMTQALVKLQEEDPTFKAHTDEETGQVIIGGMGELHLDIIVDRMKKEFNVEANVGAPMVSYRETFRQSAAVQGKFSRQSGGRGQYGDVHIEFTPNETGAGFEFENAIVGGVVPREYIPSVEQGLKDAMENGVLAGYPLIDVKAKLFDGSYHDVDSSEMAFKIAASLALKEAAKKCDPVILEPMMKVTIEMPEEYMGDIMGDVTARRGRVDGMEPRGNAQVVNAYVPLSEMFGYATSLRSNTQGRGTYTMYFDHYAEVPKSISEEIIKKNKGE; from the coding sequence ATGGGAAGAGAATTTTCTTTGAAAAACACGCGTAATATCGGTATCATGGCACACATTGATGCGGGTAAAACGACTACTACTGAACGTATTCTTTATTACACTGGACGTATCCACAAAATTGGTGAAACACATGAAGGTGCTTCACAAATGGACTGGATGGAACAAGAACAAGACCGTGGTATTACGATTACTTCAGCCGCTACAACTGCAGCATGGAATGGTCACCGTGTTAACATCATCGACACACCAGGACACGTAGACTTCACTGTTGAAGTTGAACGTTCTTTACGTGTACTTGATGGTGCAGTGACAGTATTAGATGCGCAATCAGGTGTTGAACCTCAAACTGAAACAGTTTGGCGTCAAGCAACAACATACGGCGTACCACGTATCGTATTCGTAAACAAAATGGACAAATTAGGTGCTAACTTTGATTATGCAGTAAGCACTTTACATGATCGTTTACAAGCAAACGCAGCACCAATCCAATTACCAATTGGTGCAGAAGATGACTTCAATGCCATCATCGACTTAGTTACAATGAAATGTTTCAAATACACAAATGATTTAGGAACAGAAATTGAAGAAACTGAAATTCCTGAAGACTACCGTGAACGTGCAGAAGAAGCACGTGAAACATTAATCGAAGCTGTTGCTGAAACAAACGACGACTTAATGGAAAAAATCTTCAGTGAAGAAGAAATCACTGTTGACGAACTTAAAGACGCGATTCGTAAAGCAACAACAGACGTTGAATTCTACCCTGTATTATGTGGTACAGCGTTCAAAAACAAAGGTGTTCAATTAATGCTTGATGCTGTTATTGACTACCTTCCTTCTCCGTTAGATGTTAAACCAATCATTGGTCATCGTGCGGACGATCCTGATGAAGAAGTGATTGCGAAAGCAGACGACGATGCTGACTTCGCTGCACTTGCATTTAAAGTTATGACTGACCCATACGTTGGTAAGTTAACATTCTTCCGCGTATACTCAGGTACTTTAACTTCAGGTTCTTATGTTAAAAACTCAACAAAAGACAAACGTGAACGTGTAGGTCGTATCCTTCAAATGCACGCAAACTCACGTCAAGAAATCAGCACTGTATATTCTGGTGATATCGCAGCTGCTGTAGGTCTTAAAGATACTGGTACAGGTGACACGCTTTGTGGAGAGAAAAATGACATCATCCTTGAGTCAATGGAATTCCCAGAGCCAGTTATCCACTTATCAGTTGAACCAAAATCTAAAGCTGACCAAGATAAAATGACTCAAGCGCTTGTGAAACTTCAAGAAGAAGACCCAACTTTCAAAGCGCATACAGATGAAGAAACAGGTCAAGTTATCATTGGTGGTATGGGTGAACTTCACCTTGACATCATTGTTGACCGTATGAAAAAAGAATTTAACGTTGAAGCTAACGTAGGTGCGCCAATGGTGTCTTACCGTGAGACATTCAGACAATCTGCTGCAGTTCAAGGTAAATTCTCTCGTCAATCTGGTGGTCGTGGTCAATACGGTGATGTACACATTGAATTCACACCAAACGAAACAGGTGCAGGTTTCGAATTCGAAAATGCTATCGTTGGTGGTGTAGTTCCTCGTGAATACATTCCATCAGTTGAACAAGGTCTTAAAGATGCTATGGAAAATGGTGTCTTAGCTGGTTACCCATTAATCGATGTTAAAGCAAAATTATTTGACGGTTCATACCACGATGTCGACTCATCTGAAATGGCCTTCAAAATTGCTGCATCTTTAGCGCTTAAAGAAGCTGCTAAAAAATGTGATCCAGTTATCTTAGAACCAATGATGAAAGTAACTATCGAAATGCCTGAAGAATACATGGGTGATATCATGGGTGACGTTACTGCGCGTCGTGGACGTGTAGATGGTATGGAACCACGTGGTAACGCACAAGTGGTAAACGCTTATGTACCACTTTCAGAAATGTTCGGTTACGCAACTTCATTACGTTCTAACACGCAAGGTCGCGGTACTTATACAATGTACTTCGATCACTATGCAGAGGTGCCAAAATCAATCTCTGAAGAAATCATCAAAAAGAACAAAGGCGAGTAA
- the rpsL gene encoding 30S ribosomal protein S12 — MPTINQLVRKPRKSKTQKSDSPALNRGFNSQKKQFTKLNSPQKRGVCTRVGTMTPKKPNSALRKYARVRLSNNIEINAYIPGIGHNLQEHSVVLVRGGRVKDLPGVRYHIVRGALDTSGVDGRMQSRSLYGTKKPKK, encoded by the coding sequence ATGCCTACTATTAACCAATTAGTACGTAAACCAAGAAAAAGCAAAACTCAAAAATCAGACTCACCAGCTTTAAATAGAGGTTTCAATAGTCAAAAGAAACAATTCACTAAATTGAATTCTCCACAAAAACGTGGCGTATGTACACGTGTGGGTACTATGACACCTAAAAAACCTAACTCAGCGTTACGTAAATATGCACGTGTGCGTTTATCAAACAACATTGAAATCAACGCATACATCCCTGGTATCGGACACAACTTACAAGAGCACAGTGTTGTACTTGTACGTGGTGGACGTGTAAAAGACTTACCTGGTGTGCGTTACCATATCGTACGTGGTGCGTTAGATACATCTGGTGTTGATGGTCGTATGCAAAGCCGTTCATTATACGGTACTAAAAAACCTAAAAAATAA
- a CDS encoding ribosomal L7Ae/L30e/S12e/Gadd45 family protein → MSNEKVTRLNKQAYVVGLKETLKALQKQRVKTLIIGEDVNVHLLARVLCFANQNKIPIEFFPSRKALGEYVGINVKATVVALLK, encoded by the coding sequence ATGTCTAATGAAAAAGTCACACGCTTAAACAAACAAGCCTACGTTGTTGGTTTAAAAGAAACGCTAAAAGCGCTTCAAAAACAACGTGTAAAAACATTGATTATCGGTGAAGATGTTAATGTGCATCTCTTAGCACGCGTGTTATGCTTTGCCAATCAAAATAAGATACCTATCGAATTCTTTCCAAGCCGCAAAGCATTGGGAGAATATGTTGGTATAAATGTAAAAGCAACGGTTGTTGCTTTGCTCAAATGA